The Gemmatimonadota bacterium genome has a segment encoding these proteins:
- a CDS encoding HAD hydrolase-like protein, giving the protein MESDRSARIVLFDIDGTLVRTGPVPRRAFRASLREVFGTVGVIDGHEFGGKTDPQIAREVLGGTGISEAAIDDGVDRLLRRYVHLLEDGLRDPAARPVPLPGVRELLDAVGLEARCAPGLLTGNVEEGARLKLEAAGLAEHFSFGAYGSDSAHRPDLPAVAVARARALGIRVEGVVVVGDTPRDVECGALSGARTVAVATGDYGEAELRSAGASVVLSDLTDTRAAVHAILG; this is encoded by the coding sequence ATGGAATCGGATCGGTCGGCTCGCATAGTCCTGTTCGACATCGACGGCACGCTGGTGCGCACCGGGCCCGTGCCCCGCAGGGCGTTCCGGGCTTCGCTCCGGGAGGTGTTCGGCACGGTGGGCGTGATCGACGGACACGAGTTCGGCGGCAAGACCGATCCTCAGATTGCGCGCGAGGTCCTGGGGGGCACGGGGATCTCGGAGGCCGCGATCGACGACGGCGTCGACCGTCTGCTGCGCCGCTACGTGCACCTGCTGGAAGACGGGCTGCGAGACCCCGCTGCGCGCCCCGTGCCTTTGCCGGGAGTGCGCGAGCTCTTGGACGCGGTCGGCCTGGAGGCGCGCTGCGCACCGGGCCTCCTGACCGGCAACGTGGAGGAAGGGGCCCGGCTCAAGCTGGAGGCCGCGGGCCTCGCCGAGCATTTTTCCTTCGGCGCCTACGGCTCGGATTCGGCTCATCGTCCGGATCTGCCGGCGGTCGCTGTGGCGCGCGCCCGCGCGCTGGGCATCCGCGTGGAAGGCGTCGTGGTGGTGGGAGATACGCCCAGAGACGTTGAGTGCGGAGCGCTCTCGGGGGCCCGCACGGTGGCGGTCGCGACCGGCGACTACGGCGAGGCGGAGTTGAGGTCGGCGGGCGCCAGCGTGGTGCTCAGCGACCTGACCGATACCCGCGCCGCGGTGCACGCGATCCTGGGCTGA
- a CDS encoding DsbA family protein, translated as MSRNRRERAESRAKTNGPVMIIAVIAIVGAAALAWSMFGGGGAATEIVEFAEDEAPDPQELIQLAQGILKGDADAPVQIIEFADYQCPGCRAFATNVLPTLQSYIDAGSARLTFYDFPLTNIHQHAVLAARAARCAGDQDSYWAYHDVLFGRQPVWSAERRATDEFVEYAGLVGLDQGNFEACLQSDRFATEVSASVRLGQELRVSSTPTVFVNGTRAQPATEDAVRALIDAALER; from the coding sequence GTGAGCAGGAACCGACGCGAGCGCGCAGAGTCGCGAGCGAAGACCAACGGCCCGGTGATGATCATCGCGGTCATAGCCATCGTGGGAGCCGCGGCGTTGGCCTGGTCGATGTTCGGGGGCGGCGGCGCCGCAACCGAGATCGTGGAATTCGCCGAGGATGAGGCCCCGGATCCGCAGGAGCTGATCCAGCTGGCGCAGGGAATCCTCAAGGGCGACGCCGACGCTCCGGTGCAGATCATCGAGTTCGCTGATTATCAGTGCCCCGGCTGCCGCGCGTTCGCCACCAACGTGCTTCCGACCCTGCAGTCCTACATCGACGCGGGATCCGCCCGGCTGACGTTCTACGACTTCCCGCTGACCAACATCCACCAGCACGCGGTGCTGGCGGCCCGGGCCGCCAGGTGCGCCGGAGATCAGGACAGCTATTGGGCGTACCACGACGTGCTCTTCGGGCGCCAGCCCGTGTGGTCGGCGGAGCGGCGCGCTACCGACGAGTTCGTGGAGTACGCGGGTCTGGTCGGGCTGGATCAGGGAAACTTCGAGGCCTGCCTGCAGAGCGACCGTTTCGCCACCGAGGTCAGCGCCAGCGTGCGCCTGGGGCAGGAGCTGCGTGTGAGCTCGACGCCGACCGTGTTCGTGAACGGGACGCGCGCGCAACCCGCTACCGAGGACGCGGTGCGCGCCCTGATCGACGCCGCGCTCGAGCGCTGA
- a CDS encoding thioredoxin domain-containing protein, translating into MTITRHLRGVGPAARATLLVAVATASVAPLAAQDEALSRRASDARVKGAEDAPVTVFELADFECPFCRRFTDEVLPLLDSAYISTGKVRWIYVNYPLPNHPRAWAAAEAAMCIGSAGGDFWRAHDEFFVKQTAWANGGDPAAIFLAIALAAGADAATWQRCVDDDLVAPVLVQDLMSAAQTGATGTPAFIIDQRELFVGVRPFDDWVAVLDAALERAASEGEAGGDQ; encoded by the coding sequence ATGACCATCACCCGGCACCTCCGCGGCGTGGGCCCGGCGGCGAGGGCGACCCTGCTCGTCGCGGTCGCGACGGCCTCCGTCGCGCCCCTGGCGGCCCAGGACGAGGCCCTTTCCCGGCGGGCGTCGGATGCGCGCGTGAAAGGCGCCGAGGACGCGCCGGTCACGGTGTTCGAGCTCGCCGATTTCGAGTGTCCGTTCTGCCGGCGCTTCACGGACGAGGTCCTACCGCTGCTGGACAGCGCCTACATCTCGACGGGCAAGGTCCGTTGGATCTACGTGAACTACCCGCTGCCCAACCATCCTCGGGCGTGGGCCGCCGCCGAGGCCGCGATGTGCATCGGCTCGGCGGGGGGCGACTTCTGGCGCGCGCACGACGAGTTCTTCGTCAAGCAAACCGCCTGGGCCAACGGGGGCGATCCCGCTGCGATCTTCCTGGCGATCGCACTAGCGGCGGGCGCCGACGCGGCCACCTGGCAGCGCTGCGTGGACGACGACCTGGTCGCGCCGGTGCTGGTGCAGGACCTCATGTCGGCGGCGCAGACCGGCGCCACCGGGACGCCTGCCTTCATCATCGACCAGCGCGAGCTGTTCGTGGGCGTGCGCCCCTTCGACGACTGGGTCGCGGTTCTGGACGCGGCGCTGGAGCGGGCCGCGTCCGAGGGAGAGGCCGGCGGCGACCAGTAG